CGCATGCTTTCTGGCCCCAAGATCGCCCTCTAAGCTGACGCAAACGGGTTAAAGACGACCTAGTTTGCACAAGAACTGTGCGGACCACAGTTTGCTCCTAACCCCCCTTATCCCTCATCGCCGCCCCTGCCATGCTCTGACCATCGACAGCGCACCGCGGAGCCGGAGCGGATTCCGGCGGAATCAGTAACGAGCGGAGGATGTGCGCACCGCGATAGCAGTCAGTAGGGAGGCGGTCATGGACGGCAACGGCAGGGGAAGAAATCCGAACCTGGTGGCGGAGCGGGAGGCAGCCTCGCAGCTCGGAATGACGGTGCGCGCGCTCCAAAATTGGAGAAGCCGCGGCGAAGGGCCCCCGTACATCAAGCTCGGGAGATCGGTGCGGTACTCGCCCGAGGCGCTCGAGAGGTACGTCGCAGAACGCACCTGCGACCCGCGATCCGCAGACGGGGCCGCCTGACCATGGCCCCGAACGCGGCGCGACCCCGGGGTGCGATCCCGGGGCCGCAAGAGCCGACCAACGCACTCGCAGAATACCAGACGCCCGGCGGTTACGCAACGCACCTCACCGCTGCCGATTTCGCTGCCCAACTTCAAGGCGTGGCACCGAACGGCTCCGGGTGGGTAGCCCGCTGCCCGGCGCACGACGATGACCGCTCCTCCCTCAGCGTTCACGAGGGGGACGACGGCCGCATCCTCCTAAAGTGCTTTGCCGGGTGCAGCTTCGAGGCCGTTGTAGCAGCCCTGGGGCTCAAGCCCTCCGACCTCATGGGCCCGAACGGGAAGAGAGCGAAGCGCCCCTCCCGGGAGCGGATCGACCTAGAGGCCCTCGCCCGAGACAAGGGGTTTCCGCTCGACTTCCTCCGCTCCCTCGGTTGCGCCGACCTCCCTAACGGTGGAGTCCGTATCCCCTACCGCGACCCCGACGGCCAAGAGGCGGTAGCGCGGCTCCGGTATGCCCTCCGGGCTGGCGACGGCTCCGCCTGGCCGAAGGGATCGAAGCCGATCCCCTACGGGCTGGACCGCCTGGCGGAAGCGCGCAAGCGGGGGGGCCTCGTCCTTGTGGAGGGCGAGTCGGACGCCTGGACCCTCTGGCGCCACGACATCCCCGCCTTGGGCATCCCGGGCGCCGACATGGCCCGGATCTTGGAGGCGGCACACCTGGAGGGCATCCGACGAGTCTACCTGACCCAGGAGCCCGACCGAGGCGGCGAGACCTTCCGCCGTGGCATCGCGGCCCGGCTCCGGGAACTCGGGTGGTCCGGTGAGCTGCGCGCGGTCCAGATGCAGGCTCACGGCCACAAAGACCCGAACGCCTGGCACAAGACGGACCCGACCGGCTTCCTGGCCGCCTTCCAGCGGGCGGCGAGGGAGGCGGTGGTGGTGGACGCGGCCGAATTGCCTACTGACAAAACCGACGAAACCCCCGGCGCGGGGGGTTCCGTCAGTTTTGTCAGTACCGCCCGGGGCCCTTTCTCAAAAACGGAGGGACCCCAACCCCTCCCCGAGGCCCTTCCTGCCGTCCCCCCCCTCGCCCTGGAAATGCTCCCCGAGGCCTTCGGGGCATGGGTGGGGGACGTTGCGGACAGGATGCAATGCCCCCCCGACTTCCCGGCGGCCGGCGCAATGGTGGCCCTCTCCGCCGTGGTGGGCCGGCAAATCGGCATCCGCCCTAAGAGGCGCGATGATTGGACCGTGACCCCGAACCTCTGGGGCGGCGTGGTGGGGCGGCCATCGACCATGAAGAGCCCGGCCCTCCGCGAGGTGATGAAGCCCCTCGAGCGCCTGGAAGCCCTGGCCCGGGAGGCGCACGACGCGGCGACCCGAGAACACGACGCGGGGGCCCTGGTGGGGGAGCAAGCGGCGAAGGCCGCCAAGGAAGAAATCCGGAAGGCCCTCAAGAGGGGGGACGACGCGGCCGCGCGGTCCCTGGCCCTCTCCGTGGTGGCCGATGACGGCGCGGCCCCCGAGCGGCGCCGGTACGTCACGAACGACACCACAATCGAAAAGCTCGGGGAGCTTCTGGCCGCGAACCCCCGCGGCGTTTTGGTCTACCGGGACGAACTGGTGGGGCTTCTTCGGAACCTCGACAAGGAAGGCCAGGAAGGGGCCCGGGCATTCTACCTTGAGGCGTGGAACGGGGCGGGCCGGTTCACCTTCGACCGGATCGGCAGGGGAACGGTGGAGATCGAGGCCGCCTGCCTGTCCGTGTTCGGAGGAATCCAACCCGGACCACTACAAGACTACCTGCGGGCAACCCTGCAAGGCGGGACGGGGGACGACGGCCTCTTGCAACGGTTTCAGGTTGTCGTCTGGCCAGACTCTTCGGGGGAGTGGCGCAACGTGGACCGCTGGCCCGACTCGGCCGCAAGGCGGAACGCCTGGGCCGTGTTCGAGCGACTGGACCGGATCGACCCCCGGCCACTGGGGGCCGAAGAGGAGGACGGGCTCCCCTTCGTGCGGTTCTCCCCCGAAGCTCAAGAGGCCTTCGATGGTTGGCGCGCGACCCTGGAGCGACGCCTCCGGGCCGACGAAGAGCACCCCGCCTTCGAGGCGCACCTCGCGAAGTACCGCAGCCTGGTTCCCTCTCTCGCCCTCCTGTCCCACCTGGCCGACGGCGGAGCCGGCCCGGTGGGGATTGTCCCCCTGGCCCAGGCCCTCGCCTGGGGCGAGTACCTGGAGGCCCATGCTCGGCGCTTGTACGCCCCCGCCCTCGAGCCGGGACTACAGGCCGCTCGGGAGCTGGACCGGCGCATCCTCCGGGGCGACCTGGGAGCGCAGTTCACGGCCCGCGACGTGTACCGGCGGGGCTGGCGCCTCCTGGACCCGCAAGGGACCGCTCGGGCCCTGGACTACCTCACCGACCTGGAGCGCGTCCTGGCCGAAGTGGCCGGCCCTGGCGAGGAAGGGGGGCGGCCCTCCGTTACCTACCACGTCCACCCGGCACTCCTGGGGGAGGTGGAACCGTGAGCTACGCCAGCGCCCTTGAGCGCCTCCGTTTTCTGAAAAGCCCCCCGGAGGGTACTGACAAAACTGACAAAATCCCCCCCGAGATAGGTTCTGTCAGTTTTGGCAGTACACCTTCGGACCCTTCGGCAAAGATCGCCCACCCCGCGGAGGAATGGCCGCCGGGCATCCCACCGTGGCCCGTGACCCCCGGGTGCCCCTGCGCCTTGTGCTCCCCCGGGGCGAACGGGTACTCGGACAGGCTGGCAGCGCTCCGCGAAGGGTGGCCGGAGTTCTTTCCGGAGCCTACGGGGATCAACGCCCCCCCACTTGAGAGGAAAACGCCATGAACGTTGACCGATTTCGTCCGGACCACCGGGTTTGCGTGCGCCGCTACCACGACGCGACCAACACCTTTGCCGCCGAGGTGGACATCTCCGCTGACGTGGTCAGCATCTCGACTTCCAAGACCTACGGCCAGGTGGCCGGCGGGTTCTCGCTCGTGACGACGGCGAAGCTCGCGGACTTCTGGGAGACCGTCACCCCGAACGACCTCGTGACGATCGACCTCGACGCGGGCGACGGCACGGGGCTGCGGCCCGTCTTGGTGGGGCAGATCAACCGCCTTGCCGAGGCGCTTTCGCTCGATTCCTCCGGTACTCCGCGAAGATCGTTTCAGATCTCCGGGTTCGACCTCGGCAAGATTCTCTTGCAGCACAACGCTTCGTGGGACATCGCGCGCTTCGACCAGTTCTTCGGGGACGAGTTCATCAAGCGTATCGACCAGGGATTGCAAGTGTCGGGTACGCCGTCGCAGCTCATCCGAAGCGTCGTCCAGACCTACCTCCATCTTCAGGTCCCGTGGACCAAGACTTGGGTCGCCCTGGACCGCGTGGAGGCCGCGGACGACTGGCAGACCCTGGATTATACCGTGGCGTGGCACGAGGGCAGCGTCTGGCAGGTCCTGGAGCGGCTTTCAAACCGGCCCTGGAACGTCCTTCACACCGAGACCGGCGAAGACGGGAAGCTCCACGTCGTTCTGGAGCGGGCGCCCTTTCACGACGAAACGGGCCGGCTGACCCGGGAGACGCTCCACGACATCCCGGACTCCCATGCTGCGGCGTACAACCTGGGTCGGGACGACACCGAGCGGACGAATTGGGTCTACTTTGACCCCCAGCTCTCCGTCTTTGGGGCCCGGGAGGCTTCCATCGGGATGCTGCGGGTGGTGGATCGCGGGCTGCTTTCGTATGACGAGGCCAGCGTGCATCGGCATGGGCTTCGGGGGCAGCACGTGGCGACCATCTTCACGCCCTTCGGGACGCGCGCCTACGAGCCCTCGGAGCCCGACGAAATCCAGAAGGCCGCGGCGCGGGGGGCGGCAGTGTGGAACTGGTACCGCCGCAACCACCTCTACCGCAACGGCCAGCTCACGGTGAAGGGAAGCCCTGCCTACCGGGCCGGGGACGGGATCGTCTTCGGGGGCGACCAGTACCTCGTGGAGCGGGTAGCCCACACCTACGTCTGGGGCCAGTCGTATCAAACGACACTTGGCGTCACGAGAGGGCAGCGTCATGGGTGACTTCGCGCGAAGGTGGCGGATCGCAGTCCACGAAGCGGGGCACGAGATCGCGGCCCGGGTCCTTGGGGTGCCCGTGTCGGTGGCCGCACGCTTCACGGCGGACGGCGGGGCGATGGAGACCGGCTTCCCGGCCGATGCGCGGGACCTCGCCGTGGTCGCCCTGGCCGGGCCCTGCGCCGAGGCGATGCTTGCAGGTGGAGTGCGGGAGGACGCCGAAGCCGCGTGGAAGGGCGACGTTGACATGGTGGCGGCTCTTCTGGACCTGACGGGGGCGGACGTCCTACCGCTACTCGAGCGGGCGGACGAACTTGTTGCCGAGCACCGCTCAAGGATCGTCGCCCGGGCGTGGAAACTCTCGCAGGGCGCCGCGGCTCGCAACGCCTCCGTCGTCGGGGACCTCGTGAAGGGCTCCCGCGCTTGCCGAAGGGCGCCGGCTGTGGGCGGGTAGGGCTGGCCGCGGGGGCTCGTACCCCGAACCGATCCATCGCAAATGCGCGTGGCAAGCGGAAGTGCGGCGCGGGTGCGGGGTTCGGACTCGGTTCGTACTCGAACCAGCACGAACCCGTGGGAAGCACGAACCGACCCCTCCGGACGCCGACGAACAAAAACGCCCAAATGCTTGATATAACAAGCAAAAACGCACATAAAGAGTTGTGCGGGGACAGGGAGGCGGGGTAGCCTTGGTGGCGGTCGCACGAACCGAACGAGGAACCGACCATGAGCAAGCACACCCCTGAGCCCTGGGTCTTCGTCCCGGGCGACGACAACCTGCCGGAGGAACCCGGCTTCGAGGGCTACACGGCCGGAAGCATCATGGCCGACGGCTACCATCTCGCCCGCGTCTGGAACGACGCCCCCAACCCGGAAGCCGACGGCCGGCTCATGGCCGCGGCCCCGGAGCTTCTGGCAGCCCTGGAGATCGCTGTGGGGGCGCACCCGGAAGCCCCTTGGGCTGAGGCCGCCCGCGGCGCCATCGCCAGCGCTCGGGGTGAGGAGGTGGAGCCCATGGGGGGGGAGGGAGGATAGGGATGGATCGCCGCGCGCTACAAAACGCCGTGGGCCCTGACCTCATTCGAGCAGCCGAGGCCCTGGACCTCAATTCCGCGCCCGATGCCTTTGTGCTCGAGGCGGCATCCGGGTTCAGCCGTCTCTCCATGCAGCCGTACCCGGGTCTCTTTCTCCGCGGCCTTCCAGTTGAAGTGGCGCAGCTCGTAGTACGGCGCATCCTCGACCCGGAGGGCACAACTCGGCGATTCGTGGAGGCCAGCCTGCGGGCGATCGGTCCGGAACCCCAGGAGACGCCCGCGGCAGTCGACGACCGGCCGCGCCCGTTCCCGCTCCAGAGGCCCCCCGCGGACCACGAAGGGCCCGAGCAAGGGGAGGACTCCCCCGTCGCCGCGCGGAGCCCCGAAGGTGGAGGAGGGGAGCCGCCGGTGGACACGGCCTCTCCCGCCTGGAGCCGCCCCGCGGTCCTGACCCTGGAGGAAGTCGCGGAGGTTCTCCGCATCAAGCCCGCCACGGCGCGGCGGCTCCTGCGAGACGGCGAGCTTCCGGCCCGGAAGGTGGGGAAGGGCTGGAGGATTCTGCGGGCCGACCTCGAGCGGTACTTGCGGCGGTAACCGATCCGGGCTCCGGGGATTCGGGGCCCGGCTGACAGGCCGACAGGCCGAGGAGGAAGCATGTTTCCGTGCCCCCGCACCACCCCCGAAGCCCTGGACCGGATCTCCCTGGAGGCTACGAGGGCCGCGAATCCCGAGTTCGACGGCGTTCTCGACGCTTTCACGGAGACGCTCTCCGAAGGACAGCGGCGCCACTTCCTGCAAGTGGAGGAGGGCTTCAACTTGCAAACCGCCTTGATCCAGCAGGCGACCGCCCGCGCTCTCTGCACTTGCGGCGCGGACCACGGGTAACGGCGCAAACTGCTCTACACATCGGCCGGGGTGTGGTACATGGAGGGTGCGCGCGAACTACTTACTTCTCCGGAGGTGACACCGATGATTCAGACCCTCGAAAAGTCCATGCTGGACCCGCGTTTCAGGAAGAACGCAGAAGCCTTCGGCAAACTGAAGGCGATGCCGTACCTTGTCGGCTGCGAAGCAGCGTTCCACAAAGAACTCTGCCGGCGAGCCCTCGCCAAAGGGCAGAAGGTCCCCTTCGACGTGCTCCGCGAGCACGATGATCTCTTTCGAGAGGCCCTCGTCGCCGGCAAGGTGGGCGTTGATGCTGAGGAAGTCCGCGCCACCGTGGCAGAGCTGGCAGACGCGCTGCGGGCGTGCTGGGGGGACTACGCTCGGCAGGGCCGCACCGCCGCCGAG
This sequence is a window from Thermodesulfobacteriota bacterium. Protein-coding genes within it:
- a CDS encoding helix-turn-helix domain-containing protein; translated protein: MDGNGRGRNPNLVAEREAASQLGMTVRALQNWRSRGEGPPYIKLGRSVRYSPEALERYVAERTCDPRSADGAA
- a CDS encoding DUF3987 domain-containing protein codes for the protein MAPNGSGWVARCPAHDDDRSSLSVHEGDDGRILLKCFAGCSFEAVVAALGLKPSDLMGPNGKRAKRPSRERIDLEALARDKGFPLDFLRSLGCADLPNGGVRIPYRDPDGQEAVARLRYALRAGDGSAWPKGSKPIPYGLDRLAEARKRGGLVLVEGESDAWTLWRHDIPALGIPGADMARILEAAHLEGIRRVYLTQEPDRGGETFRRGIAARLRELGWSGELRAVQMQAHGHKDPNAWHKTDPTGFLAAFQRAAREAVVVDAAELPTDKTDETPGAGGSVSFVSTARGPFSKTEGPQPLPEALPAVPPLALEMLPEAFGAWVGDVADRMQCPPDFPAAGAMVALSAVVGRQIGIRPKRRDDWTVTPNLWGGVVGRPSTMKSPALREVMKPLERLEALAREAHDAATREHDAGALVGEQAAKAAKEEIRKALKRGDDAAARSLALSVVADDGAAPERRRYVTNDTTIEKLGELLAANPRGVLVYRDELVGLLRNLDKEGQEGARAFYLEAWNGAGRFTFDRIGRGTVEIEAACLSVFGGIQPGPLQDYLRATLQGGTGDDGLLQRFQVVVWPDSSGEWRNVDRWPDSAARRNAWAVFERLDRIDPRPLGAEEEDGLPFVRFSPEAQEAFDGWRATLERRLRADEEHPAFEAHLAKYRSLVPSLALLSHLADGGAGPVGIVPLAQALAWGEYLEAHARRLYAPALEPGLQAARELDRRILRGDLGAQFTARDVYRRGWRLLDPQGTARALDYLTDLERVLAEVAGPGEEGGRPSVTYHVHPALLGEVEP
- a CDS encoding helix-turn-helix domain-containing protein, with product MDRRALQNAVGPDLIRAAEALDLNSAPDAFVLEAASGFSRLSMQPYPGLFLRGLPVEVAQLVVRRILDPEGTTRRFVEASLRAIGPEPQETPAAVDDRPRPFPLQRPPADHEGPEQGEDSPVAARSPEGGGGEPPVDTASPAWSRPAVLTLEEVAEVLRIKPATARRLLRDGELPARKVGKGWRILRADLERYLRR